One part of the Flavobacterium johnsoniae UW101 genome encodes these proteins:
- a CDS encoding SusE domain-containing protein, protein MKNIYKVLIAFIGVLAVSCNADAVDERPVLNVVSAPEITAPATGQNYVLDVEKAAEEAAKFTWSAAEYSTNVAVKYTLLIDKKGGDFSAAKTLQTTTNSITEVSVLARELNQAAIDLGGKPEEAAQYDVKIKSDVSGGFPQVSKGLITITVTPYTGKVPYDFNDWYLVGDATVSGWDNNKGNQILFRSAANANEYKFTGFFKKGVFKAIKNLGSWAPMYGGKDGSLAYRATEGDQDPASFEIPADGYYTFVMDVQKLTYTLAPYAAGAGATVYNTIGIIGDATAKGWDASTPMVKSAFNAHIWTLGVTSLNDGGMKFRANDAWDVSWGGKTAFSGGGTGDNIPVAKSKYVIYFNDLDGSYLMIPNQ, encoded by the coding sequence ATGAAAAATATATATAAAGTTTTAATCGCATTTATTGGTGTATTGGCAGTGTCATGTAATGCAGATGCTGTAGACGAAAGACCAGTTCTTAATGTTGTTTCAGCACCAGAAATTACTGCTCCTGCAACAGGACAAAATTATGTTCTAGATGTTGAAAAAGCAGCAGAAGAGGCAGCGAAATTTACATGGTCAGCTGCAGAATATTCAACAAATGTTGCTGTAAAATACACCTTGTTAATTGATAAAAAAGGAGGTGATTTTAGTGCTGCAAAAACATTGCAGACTACAACAAACAGTATTACTGAAGTGTCTGTACTTGCCAGAGAATTGAATCAGGCAGCGATTGATCTTGGAGGAAAACCTGAAGAAGCTGCTCAGTACGATGTAAAAATTAAATCTGATGTTTCTGGAGGATTTCCTCAGGTGTCTAAAGGTTTAATTACAATCACAGTTACTCCTTACACAGGAAAAGTTCCTTATGATTTTAATGACTGGTACTTAGTTGGAGACGCAACCGTTTCTGGATGGGATAACAATAAAGGGAACCAAATTTTATTTAGAAGCGCTGCAAATGCTAATGAATATAAATTTACAGGATTCTTCAAAAAAGGTGTATTCAAGGCTATCAAAAACCTAGGAAGCTGGGCTCCAATGTATGGAGGGAAAGATGGATCTTTAGCTTATAGAGCAACAGAAGGAGATCAAGATCCGGCAAGTTTTGAAATTCCTGCAGATGGATATTACACTTTTGTTATGGATGTTCAAAAATTAACCTACACATTAGCTCCATATGCAGCAGGTGCGGGAGCAACAGTTTATAACACAATTGGTATTATTGGAGATGCAACTGCTAAAGGGTGGGATGCTTCAACGCCAATGGTTAAATCTGCTTTTAATGCTCACATCTGGACTTTAGGCGTGACATCTCTAAATGATGGAGGAATGAAATTTAGAGCTAATGATGCTTGGGATGTGTCTTGGGGAGGCAAAACAGCTTTTTCAGGTGGAGGAACTGGTGATAACATACCAGTAGCTAAATCTAAATATGTTATCTATTTCAATGATTTAGACGGAAGTTATTTGATGATTCCAAATCAATAA
- a CDS encoding RagB/SusD family nutrient uptake outer membrane protein, producing the protein MKISFKYISYFFLFILGISMTLTSCTDDLNVTPKDDDEFLSETFFQDPASYKQVLAKLYAGLYVGGNDGDGQADIAGLSGDFSSYLRLLFVTQEFTTDEAIIAWADGTLPTLNTQTWSPQNEFLYGTYSRASYHISLANEFLRQTTDEKLNARGVDANLKAEIATFRAEARFLRAFSYVNLMDLFGNVPITTEADPVGFFYPVQKSRAEVFAFVESELKDLDSSLPNARTNEYGRIDKVAAKFLLAQIYLNAKVYTGTEKNNEVGTLCTEIINSGYTFANVPYAYLFSADNDKNGAQNEVIFPIISDGNAIRATGGGMSFILHASIGGSMDAASRGMDGGWQGIRTRKEFVALFPDATATGDKRGTFYTDGQALDITNVSTFTDGYAVTKYINKKADGSPAQRTDIPDTDFPVFRISDAYLMYAEAAVRGASTANIGTAVNYINQIRTRAEASTISAANLNLDFILAERGRELFWECHRRTDLIRFGKFTGGSKIWQWKGGTMNGVATESFRDLMPIPAKTIQANPTLKQNPGY; encoded by the coding sequence ATGAAAATATCATTTAAATATATATCTTATTTCTTCCTATTTATCTTAGGAATAAGTATGACGCTTACTTCGTGTACTGACGATTTAAACGTGACACCAAAAGATGACGATGAGTTTTTATCTGAGACCTTTTTCCAGGATCCAGCATCTTACAAACAAGTTTTAGCAAAATTATATGCTGGTTTATATGTTGGAGGTAATGACGGTGACGGACAAGCTGATATTGCAGGTCTTAGCGGAGATTTCAGCAGTTATTTACGTTTGCTTTTTGTAACACAGGAATTTACAACAGATGAAGCGATTATTGCCTGGGCTGATGGTACTTTACCAACATTGAACACGCAGACTTGGTCTCCTCAAAATGAGTTTTTATACGGAACTTATTCAAGAGCATCTTATCATATCAGTTTAGCAAATGAGTTTTTAAGACAAACTACAGATGAGAAATTAAATGCCAGAGGTGTTGATGCTAATTTAAAAGCTGAAATTGCAACTTTTAGAGCTGAAGCACGTTTCTTAAGAGCTTTTTCTTATGTTAACTTAATGGACTTATTTGGTAATGTGCCTATTACTACAGAAGCAGATCCAGTTGGCTTCTTTTATCCAGTTCAAAAATCAAGAGCGGAAGTTTTTGCTTTTGTAGAATCTGAATTAAAAGATTTAGACAGCAGTCTGCCAAATGCAAGAACGAATGAGTATGGAAGAATAGACAAAGTTGCCGCTAAATTTTTGTTAGCTCAAATTTATCTAAATGCTAAGGTTTACACTGGAACAGAAAAAAATAATGAAGTAGGTACTTTATGTACTGAAATCATTAACTCAGGATATACTTTTGCAAACGTTCCTTATGCGTATTTGTTTTCTGCGGATAATGATAAAAATGGAGCGCAAAACGAAGTTATTTTCCCAATCATAAGTGATGGAAATGCTATCAGAGCAACTGGTGGAGGAATGAGTTTTATTCTTCACGCTTCTATTGGAGGAAGCATGGATGCCGCTTCAAGAGGAATGGACGGAGGATGGCAGGGTATCAGAACTCGTAAAGAGTTTGTGGCTCTTTTCCCTGATGCAACAGCAACAGGAGATAAAAGAGGAACTTTCTATACTGATGGACAGGCTTTAGATATTACGAATGTATCAACATTTACAGATGGTTATGCTGTAACAAAATACATAAATAAAAAAGCTGATGGTTCACCAGCACAAAGAACTGATATTCCTGATACTGATTTTCCAGTTTTTAGAATTTCTGATGCTTATTTAATGTATGCAGAAGCGGCAGTTAGAGGTGCTAGTACAGCAAACATTGGAACTGCAGTAAATTATATTAACCAAATTAGAACAAGAGCGGAAGCATCTACAATATCTGCTGCAAATTTGAATCTTGATTTTATCCTTGCAGAGAGAGGTAGAGAATTGTTTTGGGAATGTCACAGAAGAACGGATTTAATTCGTTTTGGTAAATTCACAGGAGGATCTAAAATCTGGCAATGGAAAGGCGGAACAATGAATGGTGTTGCGACAGAATCTTTTAGAGATTTAATGCCTATTCCTGCGAAAACAATTCAGGCTAATCCGACTTTAAAACAAAATCCAGGATACTAA